GATACAGTATCGAGCAAGCTAGAGTTTGATATGATCTATCCAAGTGGAGAGAAGGCACGGCTCCCAATGTCTCAGAGAAGATCGCTAATGGAAATGCCCGATAGAGAAACTAGAAAAGCAGCTTTTGAAGGGGGAAATCTTGCTTGGGAAGGGATTGAAGACGTTGCGGGATCTGCTCTAAATGCAATAGCGGGAACAAGGCATACGCTCAATAGACACAGGGGAATCGACCACTTCTTAGATGTCGCACTTTTTCAGGCATCTATTAGCAGAAAAACATTAGACTCTATGCTTGAGGCAATCTACTCTGAGATTGAAGTGCCAAAGGAAATTCTCAAGCTTAAGGCTAAAACTATGAATAGGGAAAATGTTGCCTGGTACGACTTAGGCGCTCCAATGGATCTAGAGTTTGTAAAGAAGCTTGACTGGGAAGAAGCACAAAATCTTGTAAGAAACTCCTTTTCAGCCTCATATCCTGAGCTTGGAAAATTTGTAACAGATGTTTTTGATAAAAATTGGGTCGATTGGTCGCCAAGGGAAGGAAAGCGCCCGGGAGGCTTTTGCACTGGCTCTCTTCTTACAAACGAGTCCAGAATATTTATGACTTACAATGAGACAATTGGCGATGTTCTCACTCTGGCTCATGAAGCAGGTCATGCATTTCATAGCCACGCTATGCGCGATATTAGGCCCTACGCTCATTTCTACCCTATGACACTTGCAGAATCAGCATCTACTTTTGGCGAGATGATTTTAACCGAGGGTATTTTAGAAGACCCATCCATCAGCGATGATGAAAAGATCCTCATGTTGGACACCGAAGTAAACCACGGGGCTATTTATATGATGGACATACCGGTAAGGTTTGAGTTTGAAAAAGCATTTTATCAAGAAAGGCAAAACGGCGAGGTGCCAGTTAGCAGACTAAAAGAGCTTATGGTAGAGACTCAGAGAAAAATATTTGGAGACATCCTGGAAGAAGGCGGAGAGGATCCATATTTTTGGGCTTCAAAGCTTCATTTTTATATAACAGGGGTTACTTTCTATAACTTCCCCTACACTTTTGGCTACCTATTAAGCAGAGGTCTGTTCTCAATGTTTAAAGAAGAAGGAGCTGATTTTCTTCCTAAATATGAAGAATTTTTAAGATTGACCGGGTCTGATACTGCTGAGAATGTGGCCAAGAGAAGTATAGGACATGACCTTGAATCGCCTGAGTTCTGGAAGCAGTCTATTCACACACTCAAAGAGCCGCTTGAAAAACTTAATGAGTTGTTAAGCAAACGAGAGGTCTAAAATCAGAGCAGCCATAATGCCCAGCATATATAAGATGGAAATGGCAAAGGCCCTACCATAGCCTGTGTTTGTAATTGTGCATTTTATAATCACGTACTCAAAGTATCCGCCGAAGATTACTGCTAAAATGGCGTAATAAGCTGACGCGTATCCCAAAAA
This window of the Thermodesulfobacteriota bacterium genome carries:
- a CDS encoding M3 family oligoendopeptidase gives rise to the protein MSTENMNWDLTSYFEEFNGPQMKEFKKKLKEDIQSIKDNAASLEPLGSDNQDKWEKVFLDAEDLTTRYSHLRSYIGCVASADSLNEEHLKEEAEMAVLGAEFSKLSSVMLNSLKNTNDEDFNKFTQKPSLKSASHYIKREREESQKRMDQENEILAADLGVDGIGAWGRLYDTVSSKLEFDMIYPSGEKARLPMSQRRSLMEMPDRETRKAAFEGGNLAWEGIEDVAGSALNAIAGTRHTLNRHRGIDHFLDVALFQASISRKTLDSMLEAIYSEIEVPKEILKLKAKTMNRENVAWYDLGAPMDLEFVKKLDWEEAQNLVRNSFSASYPELGKFVTDVFDKNWVDWSPREGKRPGGFCTGSLLTNESRIFMTYNETIGDVLTLAHEAGHAFHSHAMRDIRPYAHFYPMTLAESASTFGEMILTEGILEDPSISDDEKILMLDTEVNHGAIYMMDIPVRFEFEKAFYQERQNGEVPVSRLKELMVETQRKIFGDILEEGGEDPYFWASKLHFYITGVTFYNFPYTFGYLLSRGLFSMFKEEGADFLPKYEEFLRLTGSDTAENVAKRSIGHDLESPEFWKQSIHTLKEPLEKLNELLSKREV